The Penaeus monodon isolate SGIC_2016 chromosome 6, NSTDA_Pmon_1, whole genome shotgun sequence genomic sequence GGGTTTTACAATGATGTTTGTGAATTTTATGGGTGGTGGGGTAAACAAAGGGGGTGAGGTCATTTGTTGAAGTTTCCCAATTTCTTgcatttttatcaatttcatcgggaaaaggacccaaaaaattcaatatataaatttcccaaaggggagaaaatgaaacAAGGGAAAAATTATTGCCCAAAGGGTTTAATGGTGTGAAACAagcatacccttttttttttccccaaaaaaaaatttattttggtttgggaaaaaagtattttggttCTTTGGACAGTGTTCCCCAAAACaattcatggattttttttttttttttttttttttttttatactatttttttggttttaaaattttgagtCAAACAGTACACCCGGGTAttcccaaacaaaattttttatttctgaaaattATAGCTGTATCAGTAGtgcaaattttaagaaaaaagttgatatattgtaaatactttttttcttgcaAGAATAAAAATTGCTAACAAAAAtatgggaaatttgggttttttttggaccCGAATTTTCGCCCAAATAAAAAGGgccctaattttaaattttcatgggacaaaaatataaaatataaatataaaaaagtaaaaaaatcatgCACAAAAACGTACTGCTCATGCATATTTTTACTTTACTCACACCACTTCCTTCTTACCATTCACTCCACATTTGAtggattatcatgattatttcaatGGATATTTTAAATCAGTTATGATACAATGATGTATTTGGTGTGGTATACTAAAACATGagtagaataagaaaaatactgTGACTGTATATGCATTTGGCATGATAGCTCATAACTGTTCCTGGCACTCACACTCTGGAAGATGTTCCTGTACTGGTAAAGACCCTCTTTGGCAAGGTGAGACTTCTTCAGGTCAACACACAGCTCCAAGTACTTGAACATAATAGGCTCAAGCAGTTTTTCTGAGTAGGAGCTGCGCATCTTGCCCCTTTTGATGACCTCATAGAGGACCTCAAGAGCTCGATTGGGTTTCCCCACATCGATAAATTCTGtatagagaggaaaataagaaaaaatattacaaaatgagAAATTGATGTTTTGTACACACTTACTGACCTGCACTTTGACAAGAAAACCTCTAGCAAGATTGAAACTTGGTGACATCACTTGGAATTTATCATAATTAAGGAAACTAATCATGCTTatcatgtaagaatatatatcatggaggtttgtttgtctttgcaaGAGTGCAATATGTGCAGTGCTATTTTGTTGTAAATTGTTGGGCATCCATCATAGCATGTGAAGTTTTGTAAATTAGAACAGAACTCtgcaaagagaaagaagctaTGGTATCCCAGAATAACCGCCAGAAAAACTAAACAGGAATAAAAATTAATCTGTTGCAAGTCAAGCTAGCCACAACTGTTTATGAGAGTAGGAAACTAGTGTGGTCAAGTTTTGCATAATTTTGTAATTTGTTAACCCAATGACCATTGATGGCACAACACAACTGCCATGtacactgtgattttagtttattgattACACTATTAcgttgtgtgttatgttgtctTGCTTGACTGGACCACCAGGTCAAAGTGGTGTTTGTGAAagtttctttacatttttaaGCCCTTGGATCCAGGTGACATGACCATGAACTCATGAAAAAATTCGGGTCAAGGGGCAAGTGACGTGAACCTGCTgtcatgggaaaatctggctgCAGGCCTGGTGACACCAGCCTTCCATTGTGAGCGTtttggctgaaggccagggtgatggAAAAGACTTGCCAGAAGTGCACAAACTTATTGGGTGGTTTATTTTACCCATTTGAGGATTTAATATATTCCATCGATGTACAAGTGGTGGAATATAATGTCCACATGCAACTGGAAGAGCACCGGCTCCACAGAGGACGCCATTTCGATGCTCAGCATTGTACTTCTGGCACCATGAGTGGTgatgcaggttgtattacagaaaatgaatactacgaaaaaaaaaaaaaaaaaaaaaaaaaaaaaaaaagtatcaaaaactATTTTCCTTGCAATGAGTTGTAGATACCTGCAACTTTTGAAACAATTCTTTTGGAATGGAATCTTCCTCGTAGTTTAATGCTGCTATGCTGCTGTTTTCTGTTATATTTGACTCGATGAGTGGTGGAACTTGTATCCCCCAATggcaaagttgataaaatgtgtaagtCAGCTTCCCACTGTATTTTGGGGAGGAATTAACATGATTTATACACAGGAAAACAGAAAGCactaaataaatttaaacaaggcTTGCTGAAACTCTACAGGGGTGGGAGCCGTGTTCCAACTATACAATTATGGTATACAATTCTGAGGTTAAATCCACGGTAACTGTTACCGAGACCCAACATCGACAACACTTGAAATGAAACATTTCTCAACAAATGGCGTTGTATGGTCTGTCATACCTCCCAGTGGCAAAATGCATATGCGCAAAAAGTTAttgtacaatataaataattaccaaaacaagtcaaaatttaataaaagtaaaagaattcatTAAATACATGAATTTGCAAAAACAGACACTGGTAATGTTTCTTACAAGTGCatagtaatacatggactacttggtCGACCGCAGCAATGAATTACTTGTCACATCCTTGCATGAATTGGGACTTTGTCTCAGGGTGGTGCCATGCAGGGCCTATTTTCATCACTTCCTGGAAAATATGAGGCCACTGCAGATTTACCagtattgcttcctactcttattttttatgctctataagatggcagtgtcatTTCTCTATCTCCGTGCATTGCTCTCAGTAACAGAACTAAAGTACTGATAAACTCACGCAGTAGCGTCCGACATTTTAAAATTCCCACTCAATTCTTCATGCCCCTCTGCCCATAACATGGTCCAGAACAATCAATTTGCAGAGACTAAGAAATTTTTCAGCAGCTGTAAATACtaaatattatcatagtattacttGTGTTGTTATAGCCTTTCATGCAGACACTAATTCTCCTTCATGAAAGTTATGCAGGCTTTATCTATGTATGAAATTaagatattacaataataataaaataaaacagcatcattgttttgtttacaaaaagtagGAAAGTCTAATAACTTTGCTATTTTTGAGTTGCGAAGGTGATACATAGAAGACAAGTTTCTCAGATTTAATCGCTCTGTCCcatgcatagatttttttttttttttttttatatggctaGTTGAAACTTAATCTGTACAGAATAATGATATGgtctaaaaaaatattaccatctggataatgcaTATCAAATGGCAAATATGAACATTGGAAAAATGGCCAAAAAGCTAAAAATGTTAAtgagtaaaaagaataaatatacttTGCAAATAGGAGTCATAGAGTTAAGTATTgtgaaaaattaccaaaatgtCTCATATTTCCAATGTACCTTTTCAAATTGTGTGCCACATGTGATGTGCCAATTGGTGTGGAAGCTGCTGGAAAACTTTCCATACATGACAACCAGGATCACAGTAAAAAAGTGCATGGAGTGGTTACCCTGACAAATTCCAAATTCTTGTATGAAatgtattctttttgttttattggttAATTTTCCGAATATGACAATCGGGTTTTCCCTGACAATGTTTGTACCATTAGATTTGTTCTAGTGTGATGAGAATGAATTTGATCTCCGTTGATTCTCCAGCctacaatcttgatgtgatttgatttaAGTCCCTATAGCCAGGGAGGGTATGAAGAGATCAGGGAAATTAGGGGTAAAACCGGCtgaaataagaatagaaacaaaaatatgtaaacaagcacaaaaaatacTTAAATCGGATAACGAAACTATGGATATCGCCtccatctttgaaagtctatgCACCGACATGCCAACTTTTGAAAAACTATGGGAACTAAACCCATCGTTCAGGGAAAAATCTACAGGATTCAttttttcacataatccagatccccaaTGGAAATCTTATTTTGCGTCTTAACCAATAACCCAACATAACATTAATCCTGTGAGATTTATACACCATGATCTATAGTCAGGGGGTTACATCCTCTGGACTCCCATGATATTAAATTCTCCTAGCCAGGGAGCTACGTCCCTTAGTCccccatgataatatatatacacctagccagggggctatgcccagTGGACACCTGTGGTATTATATTCGCCTAGCCAGTGAGCTATGCCCCCTGGATAAAaccatatacctttatatagcaaaacaccaaattcatatatttaatggattcaattacttttattgtacttcttttacgtgttttggtaattactTACACTGTTCAGTACAATAACCTCCTGCCACCAGATTTGACAGGCCATGCAATGCCATTACGTTGAGAAACGCCAGTGAGAAATATTTCATTTCAAATGCTGCGTCAATTACGGgacatttttaaagccatattgtggatCTACAGGAC encodes the following:
- the LOC119573761 gene encoding eukaryotic translation initiation factor 3 subunit A-like — protein: MSRSYQRPENALKRASEFIDVGKPNRALEVLYEVIKRGKMRSSYSEKLLEPIMFKYLELCVDLKKSHLAKEGLYQYRNIFQSVSARNSYELSCQMHIQSQYFSYSTHVLVYHTKYIIVS